The following are encoded together in the Culex pipiens pallens isolate TS chromosome 1, TS_CPP_V2, whole genome shotgun sequence genome:
- the LOC120432215 gene encoding enhancer of rudimentary homolog has protein sequence MSHTILLVQPARNPETRTYSDYESVNECMEGVCKIYEEHLKRRNPNTPTITYDISQLFDFVDQLADLSCLVYQKSTNTYAPYNKEWIKEKIYVLLRQAAGTTP, from the exons ATGTCGCACACGATTCTGCTCGTTCAGCCGGCCCGGAATCCGGAGACGCGAACGTACAGCGACTACGAGAGCGTAAACGAGTGCATGGAGGGCGTGTGCAAGATCTACGAGGAGCACCTGAAGCGGCGCAACCCGAACACGCCCACCATCACCTACGACATTAGCCAGctgtttgattttgttgatcAG CTCGCGGACCTGAGCTGCCTCGTGTACCAAAAGTCGACCAACACGTACGCGCCGTACAACAAGGAGTGGATAAAGGAGAAGATTTACGTGCTGCTGCGGCAAGCGGCCGGAACCACCCCGTAA